A window from Drosophila nasuta strain 15112-1781.00 chromosome 3, ASM2355853v1, whole genome shotgun sequence encodes these proteins:
- the LOC132793920 gene encoding uncharacterized protein LOC132793920: MAKRMEITCALIAVLMCSILGHCEMSVYPGLRRRPITPAALETQQYEQLMEEHARRRLQQQFEQQLELIKLKMLRQRKLLEEERYRQRQQEVQMAESEDEYENSNNNNNNDNNNQQYDQYDNVEGDAAYGSPMEAMPIERPQPPMRMPPPNWNSLEMSYNRNNVLRERIPFAVGPSDARFFENANDPSGELDSRALDDYEEYAPAPAAGAEVVTSKSKVAATVTAAKPVEQPPKLLDGATANFHRIKPQSAAAAAVAGVNLPLSKEGSNDIAGLMSKLQKPVKSPHLPVDTSDEAGHQVMRQHLGMNSEMGVYIVALIAGVSAAVTVGLLALGVTWFHNRSKAAADVDYPAYGVTGPNKDVSPSCDRKLAQSAQMYHYQHQKQQIIAMENCQATDGSCGLSDVESDDDNEEGDYTVYECPGLAPTGEMEVKNPLFLDETPATPATGVTAAATTNGTSTATATATTTNTTNNTSSSNSSGTTTNNNITQATPQQPATQKKGTVKPNMNLLNAAATAAAAAKAEEKQKRKSKK, encoded by the exons ATGGCGAAGCGAATGGAAATAACCTGCGCACTGATTGCAGTCCTCATGTGCAGCATATTGGGTCACTGCGAAATGTCCGTTTACCCAG GACTTCGTCGTCGCCCCATTACGCCGGCGGCTCTAGAAACCCAGCAGTATGAACAATTGATGGAGGAGCATGCGCGCCgtcgactgcagcagcaattcgagcagcagctggagctgaTCAAACTGAAGATGCTGCGACAGCGCAAACTCCTGGAGGAGGAACGCTATCGCCAGCGGCAGCAGGAAGTACAGATGGCCGAGTCCGAGGATGAGTACgaaaatagcaacaataataacaacaacgacaacaacaatcagcaaTACGATCAATACGATAACGTCGAAGGCGATGCTGCCTACGGCAGTCCCATGGAAGCCATGCCCATTGAGCGACCACAGCCGCCCATGCGAATGCCCCCACCCAACTGGAATAGCCTGGAGATGAGCTACAATCGCAACAATGTGCTGAGGGAGCGCATTCCCTTTGCCGTCGGTCCCAGCGATGCGCGTTTCTTTGAGAACGCCAATGATCCTTCCGGTGAACTCGACTCGCGTGCCTTGGATGATTACGAAGAGTATGCGCCAGCACCCGCAGCCGGTGCCGAAGTGGTGACGTCCAAGAGCAAAGTGGCCGCCACCGTGACAGCGGCTAAACCTGTGGAGCAGCCACCCAAGCTGCTCGATGGAGCAACTGCAAATTTCCATCGCATCAAGCCGCAAtctgcggctgctgcagctgtggcTGGCGTCAATCTGCCGCTGTCCAAGGAGGGTAGCAATGATATCGCAGGGCTCATGAGTAAGCTACAGAAGCCAGTCAAATCACCGCACCTGCCGGTGGATACCAGCGATGAAGCTGGTCATCAGGTGATGCGCCAGCATCTGGGCATGAACAGCGAAATGGGCGTCTACATTGTGGCGCTGATTGCTGGAGTTAGTGCGGCCGTCACAGTGGGTCTCTTAGCTTTAGGTGTTACCTG GTTCCACAATCGCAGCAAAGCTGCCGCTGATGTGGACTATCCTGCTTATGGCGTCACGGGACCCAACAAGGATGTCTCGCCCTCGTGTGATCGCAAGCTGGCGCAGAGCGCCCAAATGTATCACTATCAGCACCAGAAGCAGCAAATCATCGCCATGGAGAATTGCCAGGCCACCGACGGCAGCTGCGGCCTCTCCGATGTGGAgagcgacgacgacaacgaggAGGGCGACTATACCGTCTATGAATGTCCCGGCCTGGCGCCCACTGGCGAAATGGAGGTAAAGAATCCGCTCTTCCTGGACGAGACGCCGGCTACGCCAGCCACAGGcgtcacagcagcagccaccacCAATGGCAcctcaactgcaactgcaacagcaaccacaacaaacacaaccaacaacaccagcagcagcaacagcagtggcACAACTACGAATAACAACATCACGCAGGCAACGCCACAGCAGCCGGCAACACAGAAGAAGGGCACGGTGAAGCCGAACATGAATTTGTTGAATGCCGCggccacagcagctgcagctgccaaaGCTGAGGAGAAACAGAAGCGCAAGAGCAAGAAGTAA
- the LOC132788158 gene encoding leptin receptor gene-related protein, whose amino-acid sequence CYLFREPLALIATCPILVLTNNDTNNNKPTLAALVISALLTCLGMTFLILACAVPTPKIFYPFFVLLFYVLSVLPVLIAKRSTPGSETNPKTEFALFLSAGMVLSSFALPIVLAHSAVITWTACILTLIANVINYSTIVGYAMRGESFDAPYGGMF is encoded by the exons TGCTATTTATTTCGTGAACCACTTGCTTTAATTGCCACTTGCCCGATTCTGGTTTTAACCAACAacgacaccaacaacaacaaaccaacaCTTGCAGC CTTGGTCATAAGCGCACTACTTACGTGCCTGGGAATGACATTTCTGATATTGGCATGCGCTGTTCCCACACCCAAGATATTCTATCCGTTCTTCGTGCTGCTCTTCTATGTGTTATCAGTATTGCCAGTTCTAATAGCCAAACGCTCCACCCCTGGCAGCGAAACCAACCCGAAAACGGAGTTTGCCCTCTTTCTCTCAGCTGGCATGGTGTTGAGTTCTTTTGCCTTACCCATTGTCCTGGCACATTCGGCTGTT attaCCTGGACAGCTTGCATACTGACGCTAATAGCTAACGTTATTAACTATTCGACCATTGTTGGCTATGCTATGCGTGGAGAGAGCTTTGATGCGCCTTACGGTGGCATGTTCTAA
- the LOC132793918 gene encoding TBC1 domain family member 31 isoform X2 translates to MEKIASNNNTPLENISLASAIYDEENQEEQEDEGTLYDAEEWDLISEMEFSTENDSESEEFEEDFTEHFQASVAPSIASHADLPMHKYPFKLQHNETGNILTVHHTIKNVDKQLRVRIAACCFNGMSNKLLVIDRRGNIYVFDFVIKRYWRLTIRVPQATVVHASPLHHSEYIVGNEKGHVLVINVEKSIISRHNEVGTAAVNQITWGNRVQNSSISNMLMRLGSDAALLNLRNLRVSHRLEFDQSRHTLKLAGYIPNSEQFFTCFTNDSLSVWSAHSQEATQITLPIKARDRKLRLLRNQKAIPEIALRGDDEDDINSIDDLEFDCEEENFADGTLLNYSFTPNGNKLCFTTIDGYLLLLSSASFEVDKLFRLRDFVLKQIEVLPQPKERILFGITARGQAVMLDLENTDQKLIVQHSNGLSLNVSRDGKLLSVLSKCGEVNVWSTCRLFNALQFKTQSIAQLRAVLKQPKLPGHVSGPMNQELRQLLKRDRLEAMLREFGCYPEKYRFIIWSSLLQLPCNGVQFQALLKLGEPPIVKRNARGLRIKSDAQRRGVIRAWSCLAHWCKVFGYAEFMPHLVFPFVKHLLKNGLVVFELMATLLLNHLQLCFEFYPLPPENYLAMCANVLQCNDEQLSKFYQALEVHAKDYAWSLLTNAFAEPIICCNAS, encoded by the exons atggaaaaaattgcGTCTAATAATAATACGCCTTTAGAAAACATTTCCTTGGCCAGTGCAATTTATGATGAAGAAAACCAAGAGGAGCAGGAGGACGAGGGCACATTGTACGACGCCGAAGAATGGGATTTAATTTCGGAAATGGAATTCTCCACAGAGAACGACAGTGAATCCGAAGAATTTGAGGAGGATTTTACAGAGCACTTTCAGGCCAGTGTAGCACCCAGTATAGCTTCCCATGCAGATTTGCCGATGCACAAATATCCCTTTAAACTGCAACATAATGAGACAGG aaatatattgaCCGTGCATCACACCATAAAAAATGTGGACAAGCAATTGCGTGTCCGAATCGCCGCTTGTTGTTTCAATGGGATGAGCAACAAACTTCTGGTAATTGACAGGCG TGGCAACATCTATGTGTTCGATTTTGTTATCAAACGATATTGGCGACTCACAATTCGAGTTCCTCAAGCGACGGTGGTGCATGCCTCACCCTTGCACCACAGTGAGTATATTGTAGGCAACGAAAAGGGACACGTTCTTGTTATCAATGTGGAAAAGTCCATTATCAGCCGGCACAATGAAGTGGGAACCGCAGCAGTTAATCAGATTACCTGGGGAAATCGCGTGCAAAATTCCTCGATCTCAAATATGCTGATGCGTCTTGGTTCCGATGCAGCGCTGCTCAATTTAAGGAATTTAAGAGTGTCACATCGTCTGGAATTTGATCAGTCGCGACATACGCTTAAGTTGGCTGGTTATATACCCAACTCTGAGCAGTTCTTCACCTGTTTTACAAACGATAGTCTGAGTGTGTGGTCGGCACACTCTCAGGAAGCCACACAAATTACGCTGCCAATCAAGGCACGAGATCGGAAACTGCGTTTGCTGCGAAACCAAAAAGCGATTCCAGAGATTGCCTTGCGTGGCGACGACGAGGATGATATCAATTCAATAGATGATTTGGAATTCGATTGTGAAGAGGAGAACTTTGCCGATGGAACGCTGCTCAACTATAGCTTCACCCCAAACGGCAATAAACTGTGCTTCACCACCATCGATGGTTACTTGCTACTGCTCAGCTCGGCCTCCTTTGAGGTGGATAAGTTATTTCGGCTACGTGATTTTGTACTCAAACAAATCGAAGTGCTGCCCCAGCCTAAGGAACGTATACTCTTTGGCATCACAGCTCGTGGTCAGGCTGTTATGTTGGATCTGGAGAACACGGATCAAAAGCTTATAGTGCAACACTCAAATGGTCTCAGTCTCAATGTGAGCCGAGATGGCAAGCTGCTCAGCGTGCTGTCAAAATGCGGCGAGGTCAATGTGTGGTCCACGTGTCGCCTCTTCAATGCACTGCAGTTCAAGACGCAATCCATTGCCCAGCTGCGTGCTGTGCTCAAACAACCCAAGCTGCCAGGTCACGTCAGTGGCCCCATGAATCAGGAGTTGCGGCAGCTGTTGAAGCGGGATCGTTTGGAGGCCATGCTACGCGAGTTTGGTTGTTATCCGGAGAAGTATAGGTTCATCATATGGAGTTCGTTGTTGCAACTGCCCTGCAATGGTGTCCAGTTTCAGGCGCTGCTCAAGCTAGGCGAACCGCCAATTGTGAAACGCAATGCACGTGGACTGCGCATCAAAAGCGATGCTCAGCGTCGTGGTGTTATCCGGGCATGGAGCTGCTTGGCCCACTGGTGCAAGGTATTTGGATACGCTGAGTTTATGCCACATCTGGTGTTTCCCTTTGTCAAGCATCTGCTGAAGAACGGATTGGTTGTGTTCGAGCTGATGGCGACGCTGTTGCTTAATCACTTGCAGCTTTGCTTCGAGTTCTACCCGTTGCCACCGGAAAACTATTTGGCCATGTGTGCCAATGTCTTGCAGTGCAATGACGAGCAGTTGTCCAAGTTCTATCAGGCTCTCGAAGTGCATGCTAAAGATTATGCTTGGTCGCTGCTAACGAATGCTTTTGCTGAG cCTATAATTTGCTGCAACGCGAGTTAA
- the LOC132793918 gene encoding TBC1 domain family member 31 isoform X1 codes for MEKIASNNNTPLENISLASAIYDEENQEEQEDEGTLYDAEEWDLISEMEFSTENDSESEEFEEDFTEHFQASVAPSIASHADLPMHKYPFKLQHNETGNILTVHHTIKNVDKQLRVRIAACCFNGMSNKLLVIDRRGNIYVFDFVIKRYWRLTIRVPQATVVHASPLHHSEYIVGNEKGHVLVINVEKSIISRHNEVGTAAVNQITWGNRVQNSSISNMLMRLGSDAALLNLRNLRVSHRLEFDQSRHTLKLAGYIPNSEQFFTCFTNDSLSVWSAHSQEATQITLPIKARDRKLRLLRNQKAIPEIALRGDDEDDINSIDDLEFDCEEENFADGTLLNYSFTPNGNKLCFTTIDGYLLLLSSASFEVDKLFRLRDFVLKQIEVLPQPKERILFGITARGQAVMLDLENTDQKLIVQHSNGLSLNVSRDGKLLSVLSKCGEVNVWSTCRLFNALQFKTQSIAQLRAVLKQPKLPGHVSGPMNQELRQLLKRDRLEAMLREFGCYPEKYRFIIWSSLLQLPCNGVQFQALLKLGEPPIVKRNARGLRIKSDAQRRGVIRAWSCLAHWCKVFGYAEFMPHLVFPFVKHLLKNGLVVFELMATLLLNHLQLCFEFYPLPPENYLAMCANVLQCNDEQLSKFYQALEVHAKDYAWSLLTNAFAEVLEEQQWLALWDNIITEPQYFIIFVIVAYNLLQRELILRLPDKEAVLRFFHEQNPIDVAKLVGRARKLMNKCPPQVHPRRFMPPFAPIPKGVYPKFLKYPSNWIAEKEEQTLELQKQHQEIDARIRHLELEELQMMDRLQNGLKQEEHVRRVKEMEKLYQETIQREEERISCHRKMLLTYQLEVRQRKSEVMTQLQEAEQRRKVLEMEKDIDMLMHRIERERRRHTQEMQFAEDEIRNQELELLAQRYYSDTAGAPLAQKYYDNIQKMCQERDELQRNLREMTMEHLDKPSRSRRSPAPEEPDLTAIERSIQEIQKEFSDILNSGSKRK; via the exons atggaaaaaattgcGTCTAATAATAATACGCCTTTAGAAAACATTTCCTTGGCCAGTGCAATTTATGATGAAGAAAACCAAGAGGAGCAGGAGGACGAGGGCACATTGTACGACGCCGAAGAATGGGATTTAATTTCGGAAATGGAATTCTCCACAGAGAACGACAGTGAATCCGAAGAATTTGAGGAGGATTTTACAGAGCACTTTCAGGCCAGTGTAGCACCCAGTATAGCTTCCCATGCAGATTTGCCGATGCACAAATATCCCTTTAAACTGCAACATAATGAGACAGG aaatatattgaCCGTGCATCACACCATAAAAAATGTGGACAAGCAATTGCGTGTCCGAATCGCCGCTTGTTGTTTCAATGGGATGAGCAACAAACTTCTGGTAATTGACAGGCG TGGCAACATCTATGTGTTCGATTTTGTTATCAAACGATATTGGCGACTCACAATTCGAGTTCCTCAAGCGACGGTGGTGCATGCCTCACCCTTGCACCACAGTGAGTATATTGTAGGCAACGAAAAGGGACACGTTCTTGTTATCAATGTGGAAAAGTCCATTATCAGCCGGCACAATGAAGTGGGAACCGCAGCAGTTAATCAGATTACCTGGGGAAATCGCGTGCAAAATTCCTCGATCTCAAATATGCTGATGCGTCTTGGTTCCGATGCAGCGCTGCTCAATTTAAGGAATTTAAGAGTGTCACATCGTCTGGAATTTGATCAGTCGCGACATACGCTTAAGTTGGCTGGTTATATACCCAACTCTGAGCAGTTCTTCACCTGTTTTACAAACGATAGTCTGAGTGTGTGGTCGGCACACTCTCAGGAAGCCACACAAATTACGCTGCCAATCAAGGCACGAGATCGGAAACTGCGTTTGCTGCGAAACCAAAAAGCGATTCCAGAGATTGCCTTGCGTGGCGACGACGAGGATGATATCAATTCAATAGATGATTTGGAATTCGATTGTGAAGAGGAGAACTTTGCCGATGGAACGCTGCTCAACTATAGCTTCACCCCAAACGGCAATAAACTGTGCTTCACCACCATCGATGGTTACTTGCTACTGCTCAGCTCGGCCTCCTTTGAGGTGGATAAGTTATTTCGGCTACGTGATTTTGTACTCAAACAAATCGAAGTGCTGCCCCAGCCTAAGGAACGTATACTCTTTGGCATCACAGCTCGTGGTCAGGCTGTTATGTTGGATCTGGAGAACACGGATCAAAAGCTTATAGTGCAACACTCAAATGGTCTCAGTCTCAATGTGAGCCGAGATGGCAAGCTGCTCAGCGTGCTGTCAAAATGCGGCGAGGTCAATGTGTGGTCCACGTGTCGCCTCTTCAATGCACTGCAGTTCAAGACGCAATCCATTGCCCAGCTGCGTGCTGTGCTCAAACAACCCAAGCTGCCAGGTCACGTCAGTGGCCCCATGAATCAGGAGTTGCGGCAGCTGTTGAAGCGGGATCGTTTGGAGGCCATGCTACGCGAGTTTGGTTGTTATCCGGAGAAGTATAGGTTCATCATATGGAGTTCGTTGTTGCAACTGCCCTGCAATGGTGTCCAGTTTCAGGCGCTGCTCAAGCTAGGCGAACCGCCAATTGTGAAACGCAATGCACGTGGACTGCGCATCAAAAGCGATGCTCAGCGTCGTGGTGTTATCCGGGCATGGAGCTGCTTGGCCCACTGGTGCAAGGTATTTGGATACGCTGAGTTTATGCCACATCTGGTGTTTCCCTTTGTCAAGCATCTGCTGAAGAACGGATTGGTTGTGTTCGAGCTGATGGCGACGCTGTTGCTTAATCACTTGCAGCTTTGCTTCGAGTTCTACCCGTTGCCACCGGAAAACTATTTGGCCATGTGTGCCAATGTCTTGCAGTGCAATGACGAGCAGTTGTCCAAGTTCTATCAGGCTCTCGAAGTGCATGCTAAAGATTATGCTTGGTCGCTGCTAACGAATGCTTTTGCTGAGGTATTGGAGGAGCAGCAATGGCTAGCTCTTTGGGATAATATCATCACAGAGCCTCagtattttatcatttttgttattgtagcCTATAATTTGCTGCAACGCGAGTTAATCTTGCGCCTGCCGGACAAGGAAGCAGTGTTGCGCTTCTTCCACGAACAGAATCCAATTGATGTGGCCAAATTGGTTGGCAGAGCTCGCAAGCTGATGAATAAATGTCCACCGCAAGTGCATCCTCGGCGCTTTATGCCACCATTTGCACCCATTCCCAAAGGTGTTTATCccaaatttcttaaatatccCAGCAATTGGATAGCGGAAAAGGAGGAGCAGACTTTGGAACTACAGAAACAGCATCAGGAGATTGATGCACGCATTCGTCATCTTGAATTGGAGGAGTTGCAAATGATGGATCGTTTGCAAAATGGTCTCAAGCAAGAGGAACATGTGAGGCGTGTGAAGGAAATGGAGAAACTCTATCAGGAAACCATACAGCGAGAAGAAGAGCGCATCTCTTGCCATCGGAAAATGCTGCTCACCTATCAACTGGAAGTGCGGCAACGCAAAAGTGAAGTTATGACCCAGCTGCAGGAGGCCGAACAGCGTCGTAAAGTATTGGAAATGGAGAAGGACATCGACATGCTGATGCACCGAATAGAACGCGAGCGACGACGCCACACTCAGGAGATGCAATTTGCCGAGGACGAGATACGCAACCAGGAACTGGAGCTGTTGGCACAGCGTTACTATTCAGATACTGCGGGAGCGCCTCTTGCCCAGAAATACTATgacaacatacaaaaaatgtgCCAGGAGCGTGATGAGCTACAACGAAATCTTCGCGAG ATGACCATGGAGCATTTGGATAAACCCAGTCGGTCACGAAGGTCTCCGGCACCTGAAGAGCCAGACTTAACTGCAATTGAGCGTTCAATTCaggaaatacaaaaagaattcTCAGATATTTTAAACAGCGGCTCCAAACGTAAGTAA
- the LOC132793921 gene encoding cyclic AMP-dependent transcription factor ATF-2 — protein sequence MENDANIADLSAVSFADFETKNRDENASFDNFNQCQPKHDMAMTLDLTLGQKSEHLFPTDQTPTPTRLIKNCDEVGLFEDLQHVNPFDLGFQRAAEQNAVSGHTAIPVTPTRSSEAPPTDGDSLHTPQVYPLDSATVSAATPAVVSNSNSPLDVVVPNVEDLLKTPAPTPAPIPTATPHNSPSQVPSTTDNGPPPLQLIQPQVITWLLPAQTFSLTTTAAPANSKTSKSATSTPRIRPLILPKPSAAPASKAPLSTSITTTSTTPVHEPSSASLTPTSQLPIKERLKAILSNSYNKKQRSFTAPTPKAMSTVNRKEDSLDRRRAAASRYRTKMRREHKELKDHNAQLQQENRELRERIAALERQLQQQNSNNNLASVVGNQIQMPPSSIHLVINVPKMIVPSSEPNQRLDKK from the exons ATGGAAAACGACGCAAATATTGCGGATTTATCCGCCGTCTCCTTTGCCGACTTTGAGACTAAAAATAGAGATGAGAATGCTAGCTTCGATAACTTTAATCAGTGCCAGCCAAAACATGACATGGCTATGACACTCGACTTAACACTGGGTCAGAAGTCGGAACACCTCTTTCCCACTGATCAAACGCCCACACCGACACGCCTTATTAAGAACTGTGATGAAGTTGGCCTCTTCGAGGATCTGCAGCATGTTAACCCCTTTGACCTTGGGTTTCAACGTGCCGCCGAACAAAATGCAGTCAGTGGCCATACCGCAATACCCGTAACACCAACACGCTCATCAGAGGCGCCACCTACGGATGGTGACTCGCTGCACACACCGCAAGTGTATCCCCTAGACTCGGCTACAGTGTCAGCGGCAACTCCCGCCGttgtcagcaacagcaatagtcCCTTAGACGTGGTAGTGCCCAATGTCGAGGATCTGCTGAAGACTCCCGCTCCAACACCTGCTCCGATTCCTACTGCTACACCCCACAACAGCCCATCTCAAGTGCCCAGCACAACAGACAATGGCCCTCCGCCACTGCAGTTAATACAACCCCAAGTTATCACTTGGCTGCTGCCCGCACAGACTTTCTCACTAACCACCACAGCAGCTCCTGCAAACAGCAAGACTTCAAAAAGTGCCACATCCACACCAAGAATTCGTCCCTTAATCTTACCTAAGCCCAGTGCAGCTCCGGCCTCCAAGGCTCCATTATCAACAAGCATTACCACAACAAGCACGACACCTGTTCATGAACCCAGTAGCGCCAGCTTGACACCCACATCACAGTTGCCCATCAAAGAGCGACTCAAAGCTATTCTGAGCAACAGTTACAACAAGAAGCAACGCAGTTTCACTGCGCCCACTCCTAAGGCAATGTCCACCGTGAATCGCAAAGAAGATAGCCTAGACAGACGACGTGCTGCCGCATCCAGATATCGTACCAAGATGCGCAGGGAGCACAAGGAGCTCAAGGATCATAATGCCCAACTGCAGCAAGAAAATCGAGAGCTGCGAGAGCGCATCGCAGCACTAGAGcggcaactgcagcaacaaaacagcaacaacaatttggcTAGTG TTGTGGGCAACCAAATCCAAATGCCGCCTTCCAGCATACACCTGGTCATCAATGTGCCCAAGATGATAGTGCCTTCTTCGGAACCAAATCAGAGGCTCGATAAAAAGTGA